Proteins encoded within one genomic window of Thermococcus sp. 21S7:
- a CDS encoding PIN domain-containing protein, translating into MCDTFEDTEFHKKAEEILESLDRWYVPAIVVQEYVWFFKNSGFSAGEALKALKGYTEDPRFKGLSEDPGIIKSALNFVVTEKLSLSRFNDAVILLHALEKGTLVTFDAKLRKLAKRRGINVLPEEL; encoded by the coding sequence ATCTGTGATACCTTTGAAGACACGGAGTTCCACAAAAAGGCTGAGGAAATACTTGAATCCCTTGACAGATGGTACGTTCCCGCGATAGTCGTGCAGGAGTACGTATGGTTCTTCAAAAACAGCGGCTTCTCGGCGGGGGAGGCGCTCAAAGCCCTGAAGGGGTACACGGAAGACCCAAGGTTTAAGGGCCTGAGTGAAGACCCGGGGATAATCAAAAGCGCCCTGAACTTCGTGGTGACTGAAAAGCTTTCGCTATCGCGTTTCAACGATGCGGTAATTCTCCTCCACGCGCTGGAGAAGGGAACGCTCGTTACCTTCGACGCCAAGCTGAGAAAGCTGGCAAAAAGAAGGGGGATAAATGTTCTCCCGGAGGAGCTCTAA
- a CDS encoding phosphorylating glyceraldehyde-3-phosphate dehydrogenase: MKVKVGINGYGTIGKRVAYAVMRQDDMKLTGVTKTKPDFEAYRAKELGIPVYAASEEFLPRFEKAGFEVAGTLNDLLNEVDVIVDATPGGMGAKNKELYEKAGVKAIFQGGEKVNVAEVSFVAQANYENALGKDYVRVVSCNTTGLTRTLSAIGEYIDYVYAVMIRRAADPNDAKRGPVNAITPSVTVPSHHGPDVQTVIPINIETSAFVVPTTLMHVHSIMVELKKPVGAKDVVDIFENTTRVLLFEKEKGFDSTAQLIEFARDLHREWNNLYEIAVWKESISVRGNRLFYIQAVHQESDVVPENIDAIRAMFEMAEKWESIKKTNRSLGILK; the protein is encoded by the coding sequence ATGAAGGTGAAGGTTGGGATTAACGGTTACGGAACGATAGGAAAGCGCGTCGCCTACGCGGTCATGAGGCAGGACGATATGAAGCTCACAGGCGTCACCAAGACGAAGCCGGACTTTGAAGCGTACCGCGCGAAGGAACTGGGAATCCCGGTCTACGCCGCCAGCGAGGAGTTTCTGCCGAGGTTCGAGAAGGCCGGCTTCGAGGTTGCCGGAACGCTGAACGACCTCCTCAACGAGGTTGACGTCATTGTTGATGCAACTCCTGGAGGGATGGGAGCGAAGAACAAGGAGCTTTACGAGAAGGCCGGCGTTAAGGCGATTTTCCAGGGCGGCGAGAAGGTGAACGTCGCGGAGGTCTCCTTCGTGGCCCAGGCCAACTACGAGAATGCCCTCGGAAAGGACTACGTCCGCGTCGTCTCCTGCAACACGACGGGCCTAACAAGGACGCTCAGCGCGATTGGGGAGTACATCGACTACGTTTACGCCGTCATGATTCGCCGCGCGGCTGACCCGAACGACGCCAAGCGCGGCCCGGTCAACGCCATAACCCCGAGCGTTACGGTTCCTTCACACCACGGGCCGGACGTCCAGACCGTCATTCCCATCAACATCGAGACGAGCGCCTTTGTCGTCCCGACGACGCTCATGCACGTCCACAGCATCATGGTCGAGCTGAAGAAGCCGGTCGGGGCCAAGGACGTCGTTGATATATTCGAGAACACCACGCGCGTTCTCCTCTTCGAGAAGGAGAAGGGCTTCGACAGCACGGCCCAGCTCATAGAGTTCGCCCGCGACCTGCACCGCGAGTGGAACAACCTCTACGAGATAGCGGTCTGGAAGGAGAGCATCAGCGTTCGCGGAAACAGGCTCTTCTACATCCAGGCGGTTCACCAGGAGAGCGACGTCGTTCCGGAGAACATCGACGCGATAAGGGCGATGTTCGAGATGGCCGAGAAGTGGGAGAGCATAAAGAAGACGAACAGGAGTTTGGGGATTTTGAAGTGA
- a CDS encoding zinc ribbon domain-containing protein produces the protein RVVKCSNCGFEADRDVVGSWNVRLRALKMWGVTVPPESPTMKTGVGKVVRYDWFTSSKSSG, from the coding sequence AGGGTTGTGAAGTGTTCGAATTGTGGGTTTGAGGCTGATAGAGATGTGGTTGGCTCTTGGAATGTTCGTTTGAGAGCCTTGAAGATGTGGGGAGTCACCGTTCCCCCCGAAAGCCCCACGATGAAGACGGGAGTGGGGAAGGTTGTCCGCTACGATTGGTTCACAAGTTCCAAAAGTAGCGGATAA
- a CDS encoding DNRLRE domain-containing protein, with protein MKRRALIVTLILLLSLIPAWAIKPAVSASPNPEGTSVQGIRIYASEDTWIDEGGYVDSRNYRLRVGTYNGKEERPYLKFNLSELPEDAVIVRAVLKLHAYSHYGDLSHNVSVYGVLNDSWSDATLRWDNQPTETTGPLNWTIISLPDGDADANFTWDVTNFVREQFESDGVVSFYLHSNLSHVDTRDYIYFNSRESRYDNYPCLEIDYYVPPVTPIREIQSNTTDGDKSAYVGREVTTAGIVTGIAHWTSRGRDLYGFFIQNGTGPWRGIFVFTYTREPKYDDGTPVSVGDKVKVTGEVAESYGLTEIDHVSSIIRAEGVPLETPEPVVLHTGEVAQEQWESVLVMVENATVTNPDLGYGEWQVDDGSGPVRVDDLMYHYSAQNGEVFNYIVGVVYYSYGEFKIEPRGEEDLSLKIPEIVSLEVPRHYVGEGLINVTVRNNYEVSTNVTLRIAVNGDVLCLENLTLGGNEIRSIPVEWSPSEPGDYTINVTLMNRDGELFDTESRDVEVHYGVGLKSHGIPKVVLVDEPVEFNFTLFNNYSAAKTVNFTVLVNGEPLYSNDSIVLESGEELRLTIPWKAPRYGNYTVNATLRYGGVIVGEVGQRVYAQYGISPTGKSTIEPTADAYSYYYKGTDFSWRNYYIYQNTRYELAVGNSSLFSMERAYMKFDLNSIPEIANVTSAKLCVYAFYVKSPMEVGVYAVDDSWSEEQKPSEPPKLGDSINVTVMERSGEWYCWNVTDYVRDEASGDRTVSVALRMTNESMDNIAWIASRENPSNRPYLNVTYSIPLKIKNFENVTVAVIGNANVSSENGTLIVELDGESYAFSTPGKNVFIDATGFNPGKPSLLAYWKTTMIGYASELVGESTYRINARQVVRTTTTRLTIDIAMEADGTAVFVIPLQGDRVTGVGVVKDGENVTLHENATDDEIGYYYITDGHLVVVLKKDPTQVVVTFESTETVESPTAISTFYSISLYYSLYLHKRTPYLEGLYANFTNLTTELKRYNVSLGNVPIDEIREGMEEYREHLSQVPEDIFNFARYRFKVYPIFRHAREAFVLYKELTERLEGWNPVLQDALRAAEESNGSVQIVVPTPSNEVSVLIDASHGQYYVEKNEISYLVNKIQNELGWQVAFNYDSPITYDLLRGYTVVVLLDPKTDYTAQEIAAIKKYVENGGGLLIAGEWYKYANVNNFNEIVGDYGITFNPDELMDNDRNSGRPYYPFIGIYNKDHPAMKFVPEDWTIYYNGETLALSGNAVWLIKAYGTAYSVDAGGNVILEKGSNPIVAAAVDLGTGRIVAYGSSRGLSDSYHFKYIASNWPFIKGVLLWLAHQE; from the coding sequence ATGAAAAGGCGGGCGTTAATAGTGACCCTGATTTTGCTCCTAAGCTTGATACCCGCGTGGGCAATAAAGCCGGCAGTTTCTGCATCTCCGAATCCCGAAGGGACATCGGTGCAGGGTATCAGAATCTACGCTTCGGAGGACACATGGATAGACGAAGGAGGGTACGTTGACAGTCGGAACTACCGTCTCAGGGTTGGGACATACAACGGAAAAGAGGAGCGTCCATATCTCAAGTTCAATCTCTCGGAGCTCCCGGAAGATGCGGTGATAGTCAGGGCGGTTTTAAAACTTCATGCTTACAGCCACTATGGGGACCTCTCCCACAACGTTTCAGTCTACGGTGTTCTTAACGACAGCTGGAGTGACGCCACTTTGAGGTGGGACAACCAACCCACTGAAACCACCGGCCCTCTAAACTGGACGATCATCTCGCTGCCAGATGGGGATGCGGATGCCAACTTCACATGGGATGTCACGAACTTCGTCAGGGAACAGTTCGAGTCGGACGGCGTTGTAAGCTTTTATCTCCACTCCAACCTCAGCCACGTTGACACCAGGGATTATATCTACTTCAACTCAAGAGAAAGCAGGTACGACAATTACCCCTGCCTGGAGATTGACTACTACGTGCCTCCCGTGACCCCGATACGGGAGATTCAGAGCAACACGACGGATGGGGACAAGTCTGCCTACGTTGGACGGGAAGTTACAACCGCGGGGATTGTGACTGGGATAGCTCACTGGACATCCAGAGGCCGGGATTTATATGGGTTCTTTATCCAAAACGGCACCGGGCCGTGGAGGGGAATATTCGTTTTCACCTACACCCGTGAGCCAAAATACGATGACGGAACTCCAGTCTCAGTGGGGGATAAAGTAAAAGTTACCGGAGAAGTCGCTGAGAGTTATGGTTTGACCGAGATTGACCATGTGTCATCAATAATCAGAGCGGAGGGTGTCCCCCTTGAAACTCCAGAACCGGTTGTTCTCCACACCGGTGAAGTTGCCCAGGAGCAGTGGGAGAGCGTGCTCGTCATGGTTGAGAATGCCACTGTCACGAACCCTGACCTCGGCTACGGAGAATGGCAGGTTGACGATGGAAGCGGTCCTGTGAGGGTAGATGATCTAATGTACCACTACAGTGCCCAGAACGGAGAGGTCTTCAACTACATAGTCGGTGTCGTTTACTATTCCTACGGCGAGTTTAAGATAGAGCCTAGGGGCGAGGAGGATCTTTCCTTGAAGATTCCAGAGATAGTCAGCCTCGAAGTGCCGCGCCACTACGTGGGGGAGGGACTTATCAACGTAACCGTCAGAAACAACTATGAAGTCTCGACGAACGTGACACTTAGGATTGCAGTCAACGGCGATGTGCTCTGCTTGGAGAACCTGACTCTCGGCGGAAACGAGATTAGGAGCATCCCCGTCGAATGGAGCCCCTCTGAGCCGGGAGATTACACGATAAACGTCACCTTAATGAACAGAGATGGAGAACTCTTTGACACGGAATCTAGGGACGTTGAAGTCCACTACGGCGTTGGCCTTAAGTCCCATGGAATTCCGAAAGTTGTGCTGGTGGACGAGCCCGTGGAGTTCAACTTCACGCTGTTCAACAACTACTCGGCGGCAAAGACCGTGAACTTCACGGTTCTCGTCAACGGCGAACCGCTCTACTCAAACGACAGCATCGTCCTAGAGAGCGGTGAGGAGCTCAGACTCACCATCCCCTGGAAGGCACCGCGCTACGGCAACTACACGGTAAACGCAACCCTACGGTATGGCGGCGTCATCGTTGGTGAAGTGGGTCAGAGGGTGTATGCCCAGTACGGAATCTCCCCGACCGGGAAGAGCACCATCGAACCCACGGCGGATGCGTACAGCTACTACTACAAAGGCACTGACTTCAGCTGGAGGAACTATTACATCTACCAAAACACCCGCTACGAGCTTGCGGTCGGCAACAGTTCCCTGTTCTCAATGGAACGGGCGTACATGAAGTTTGACCTGAACTCCATACCCGAAATCGCCAACGTCACTTCCGCAAAACTCTGCGTCTATGCGTTCTACGTCAAATCTCCGATGGAAGTTGGAGTATACGCTGTGGATGATTCATGGAGCGAGGAGCAGAAACCCAGTGAGCCGCCCAAGCTCGGTGATTCAATCAACGTGACTGTCATGGAGAGGAGCGGCGAATGGTACTGCTGGAACGTCACTGACTATGTAAGGGATGAGGCATCGGGGGACAGAACCGTCAGCGTCGCCCTCAGGATGACCAACGAGAGTATGGACAACATAGCCTGGATCGCATCCAGGGAGAATCCAAGCAACAGACCGTACCTCAACGTTACATACTCGATTCCACTGAAGATTAAAAACTTTGAGAACGTTACCGTTGCGGTCATTGGAAACGCCAACGTTTCCTCGGAGAACGGAACCCTCATTGTGGAGCTAGATGGGGAATCCTACGCGTTTTCAACACCCGGCAAGAACGTTTTCATCGATGCCACCGGCTTCAATCCAGGGAAGCCCTCACTGCTGGCATACTGGAAGACGACCATGATAGGCTATGCATCCGAACTCGTTGGAGAATCCACCTACCGCATAAACGCGAGACAGGTGGTCAGAACAACCACAACCAGGTTAACCATCGACATCGCTATGGAGGCTGATGGCACCGCAGTCTTTGTCATTCCCCTCCAGGGGGACAGAGTGACCGGTGTCGGAGTGGTCAAGGACGGGGAAAACGTAACACTCCACGAAAATGCCACTGACGACGAAATCGGCTACTATTACATCACAGACGGCCATCTGGTAGTCGTGCTCAAGAAAGACCCCACACAGGTGGTAGTGACCTTTGAAAGCACTGAAACTGTGGAAAGCCCAACGGCGATCTCAACGTTCTACAGCATCTCCCTGTACTACTCCCTCTATCTCCATAAGAGAACCCCCTACCTGGAAGGACTCTACGCCAACTTTACCAACCTGACCACGGAACTGAAACGCTACAACGTCAGCCTCGGCAATGTCCCTATCGATGAGATAAGGGAAGGGATGGAGGAATACCGCGAGCACCTTTCCCAAGTTCCGGAGGATATTTTCAACTTCGCGCGGTACAGGTTCAAGGTCTACCCAATATTCAGGCATGCTAGAGAGGCCTTCGTTCTCTATAAAGAGCTCACAGAAAGACTTGAAGGCTGGAACCCCGTGCTTCAGGATGCCCTGAGGGCGGCAGAGGAATCCAACGGAAGCGTTCAAATAGTCGTTCCAACGCCTTCAAATGAGGTATCCGTGCTCATAGATGCCTCCCATGGACAGTACTACGTTGAGAAAAACGAGATCAGCTATCTCGTCAACAAAATACAGAACGAGCTTGGCTGGCAGGTTGCCTTTAACTATGACTCCCCGATTACCTACGACCTGCTCAGGGGATACACGGTCGTTGTGCTGCTTGATCCCAAGACTGACTACACTGCCCAGGAGATTGCCGCGATTAAAAAGTACGTCGAGAACGGCGGTGGTCTGCTGATAGCGGGCGAATGGTACAAGTACGCCAACGTTAATAACTTCAACGAGATAGTCGGTGATTATGGAATAACCTTCAATCCAGACGAACTTATGGACAACGACAGAAACAGCGGAAGACCCTACTATCCGTTTATTGGAATCTACAACAAGGACCATCCCGCCATGAAGTTTGTCCCGGAGGACTGGACGATTTACTACAACGGTGAGACCCTGGCCCTGAGCGGAAACGCAGTCTGGCTCATAAAAGCCTACGGTACAGCATACTCCGTTGACGCCGGTGGAAACGTTATCCTTGAGAAAGGAAGCAACCCGATCGTCGCGGCCGCAGTTGACCTGGGAACCGGCAGAATAGTTGCCTACGGTTCGAGCAGGGGGTTAAGCGACAGCTACCACTTCAAGTACATTGCGAGCAACTGGCCGTTTATCAAAGGCGTCCTTCTCTGGCTGGCTCACCAGGAGTGA
- a CDS encoding translation initiation factor IF-2B subunit alpha (eIF-2BA; catalyzes the binding of GTP to IF2) gives MLPAEVRSIIEEMRAERIRGASWLARRGAEAYILLSELLEGEELESALREMKREIPAVNGTMASLYNLARFIPITGDPNVVRTKAEEFIRLGEEAKREIGNIGSELIDENEVVITHSFSSAVLEVFKAARRKGKHFRVILTESVPDYEGIALARELDSIGIPFEVITDAQLGLFAKKATLALVGADNVTRDGAVVNKSGTYLLALSCHDSGVPFYVAAESFKLHPSLSSGEVEIVERPYVRQGYRVRNFLFDVTPWRYIRGIITEFGILVPPKEI, from the coding sequence ATGCTTCCTGCAGAGGTTCGTTCAATCATTGAGGAGATGAGGGCTGAGAGAATCAGGGGCGCCAGCTGGCTCGCCAGGAGGGGCGCCGAGGCGTACATCCTCCTCTCCGAACTGCTTGAGGGGGAAGAGCTTGAGAGCGCCCTGAGGGAGATGAAGAGGGAAATCCCTGCCGTCAACGGTACGATGGCTTCTCTCTACAACCTCGCGAGGTTCATCCCGATAACCGGAGACCCCAACGTGGTGAGAACGAAGGCCGAGGAGTTCATCAGGCTCGGGGAGGAAGCGAAGCGCGAGATAGGCAACATCGGGAGCGAGCTGATAGACGAAAACGAAGTTGTAATCACGCACTCGTTCTCCTCGGCCGTTCTTGAGGTATTCAAAGCCGCACGAAGGAAGGGCAAGCACTTCAGGGTCATCCTGACGGAGAGCGTGCCCGACTATGAGGGAATAGCCCTCGCGAGGGAGCTTGACTCCATCGGGATTCCCTTCGAGGTGATAACGGACGCACAGCTGGGTCTTTTCGCTAAGAAGGCTACCCTCGCGCTGGTCGGGGCAGACAACGTTACGCGCGATGGAGCGGTGGTCAACAAGTCCGGGACTTATCTCCTCGCCCTCTCCTGTCACGACAGCGGCGTTCCCTTCTACGTCGCCGCCGAGAGCTTCAAGCTCCATCCGAGCCTGAGTTCCGGTGAGGTTGAAATCGTTGAGAGGCCCTACGTAAGGCAGGGCTACCGGGTGAGGAACTTCCTCTTCGACGTTACGCCCTGGCGGTACATCAGAGGAATCATAACTGAGTTTGGAATTCTGGTGCCCCCGAAGGAAATCTGA
- a CDS encoding molybdopterin-binding protein, producing MFAEILTIGDELLTGNTVDSNSSFIAQRLTEKGYWVRRKTTVGDDVEEIKTAVREIIARKPEILVISGGLGPTHDDVTMLAVAEALEKNFVLCEPCLERIKAFYRELYERGLIDDPELNEGRKKMAYLPEGATPLENTEGAAPGAYIEHEGVRIFVLPGMPREMKAMLEREVLPRLGERKFIQRKLLAEITDESKLAPILIEALKRFRVRIHSSPKGFGRYIGIIIFGESEDEIERAKAFMEERGVRFEEGW from the coding sequence ATGTTCGCCGAGATACTGACGATTGGCGATGAACTGCTCACTGGCAACACCGTGGACAGCAACTCGTCCTTTATCGCCCAGAGGCTCACCGAGAAGGGCTACTGGGTGAGGAGAAAGACAACCGTTGGCGACGACGTTGAGGAAATCAAGACTGCCGTTCGGGAAATCATCGCGAGAAAACCGGAGATTCTGGTCATCTCCGGCGGCCTCGGCCCGACCCACGACGACGTTACGATGCTCGCCGTTGCAGAGGCCCTGGAGAAAAATTTTGTCCTCTGTGAACCCTGCCTGGAGAGGATTAAAGCCTTCTACCGCGAGCTCTACGAGAGGGGCCTGATAGACGACCCCGAGCTCAACGAGGGGAGGAAGAAGATGGCATATCTTCCTGAAGGGGCCACCCCTCTGGAAAACACCGAGGGGGCGGCGCCAGGAGCGTACATCGAGCACGAGGGGGTCAGGATATTCGTCCTTCCGGGGATGCCGCGCGAGATGAAGGCAATGCTTGAGCGGGAAGTCCTCCCCCGCCTCGGCGAGAGGAAGTTCATCCAGAGGAAGCTGCTGGCTGAGATAACCGACGAGAGCAAGCTGGCGCCGATTCTCATCGAGGCCCTCAAAAGGTTCCGCGTGAGGATACACTCATCGCCGAAGGGCTTCGGCAGGTACATCGGCATCATAATCTTCGGCGAGAGCGAGGATGAGATAGAGAGGGCCAAGGCTTTCATGGAGGAGCGGGGGGTTCGCTTCGAGGAGGGCTGGTAG